In the Populus trichocarpa isolate Nisqually-1 chromosome 1, P.trichocarpa_v4.1, whole genome shotgun sequence genome, one interval contains:
- the LOC7480417 gene encoding tetrahydroberberine oxidase: MPPRNASMLPFLVFLLSSSSLATSSHTHEDFLRCLSLYFEDPVAISKVVYTSNNSSYSSVLHFSIRNLRFNSSTLKPLVIVTPTDLSHIQATIHCSRHHNLQIRMRSGGHDFEGLSYRSVLPFVVVDLINLRTITVDATNRTAWVQAGATLGELYYRIVEKSRTLAFPAGSCPTVGVGGHFSGGGYGLLLRKYGLAADNIVDAQLIDAKGRILDRESMGDDLFWAIRGGGGNSFGVVVAWKINLVEVPSTVTVFTVVRNLEQNATKLIHQWQYVANKLPEDLFLAAVIRRVNSSQGGNTAVQAIFVSLFLGKVDQLLPWMHGSFPDLGIVRDDCIEMSWIESILYVYGFPRNASLDVLLDRSSQSLINFKVKSDYVKEPMAEIVLKEIWERFSDENMEVSAMSFIPYGGKMNKISESSIPFPHRAGNLYKIIHTVAWSEETASERHLAWIRRLYGYMTSYVSQKPREAYINYRDLDIGMNNPVGSTSYGQASIWGRKYFKNNFDKLVRVKTEVDPANFFRNEQSIPPLSPW; encoded by the coding sequence ATGCCTCCTCGAAACGCTTCAATGCTTCCgtttctagtttttcttctctcttcgtCCTCGTTGGCAACATCATCTCACACCCACGAGGATTTTCTTCGATGCCTTTCCCTCTATTTTGAGGATCCTGTAGCCATTTCGAAGGTTGTTTACACCTCAAACAACTCTTCGTATTCCTCTGTCTTGCACTTCTCAATACGAAACCTCAGGTTTAATTCTTCTACACTAAAACCTCTGGTCATAGTCACACCAACGGATCTGTCGCATATTCAGGCTACCATTCACTGTTCCCGACACCACAATTTACAAATTAGGATGAGGAGTGGTGGCCATGATTTTGAGGGTCTATCTTACAGGTCTGTTCTCCCATTTGTTGTCGTTGATTTAATCAATCTTCGAACCATCACTGTTGATGCAACGAATAGAACTGCATGGGTTCAGGCTGGTGCAACGCTAGGCGAACTTTATTATAGAATTGTTGAGAAAAGTAGAACTCTCGCTTTCCCAGCAGGTTCTTGCCCTACTGTAGGTGTTGGGGGACACTTCAGTGGAGGAGGATATGGGCTGTTGCTCCGCAAATATGGACTTGCTGCTGATAATATAGTTGATGCTCAATTAATAGATGCTAAAGGCAGGATCCTTGACAGGGAATCAATGGGAGACGACTTATTCTGGGCCATTCGAGGGGGTGGAGGAAATAGCTTTGGAGTGGTTGTTGCTTGGAAAATAAACTTGGTTGAAGTTCCATCTACAGTGACCGTCTTCACTGTCGTAAGAAACTTGGAACAAAACGCAACCAAGCTAATCCATCAGTGGCAATACGTTGCAAATAAGCTTCCTGAAGATCTCTTCCTTGCAGCGGTTATAAGAAGAGTTAATTCTAGCCAAGGAGGAAATACAGCAGTACAAGCTATATTTGTTTCCCTATTTCTTGGCAAGGTTGACCAGCTTCTTCCGTGGATGCACGGGAGCTTTCCTGACCTCGGTATAGTAAGAGATGACTGCATCGAAATGAGTTGGATTGAGTCCATCCTCTACGTTTATGGATTCCCAAGGAATGCATCCTTGGATGTGTTGCTCGACAGGAGTTCTCAATCcttaataaatttcaaagtaaAGTCTGATTATGTGAAGGAGCCTATGGCTGAAATTGTATTGAAAGAGATATGGGAAAGGTTTTCTGACGAAAACATGGAGGTGTCTGCAATGAGTTTCATTCCTTATGGAGGAAAAATGAATAAGATTTCAGAGTCTAGCATTCCATTTCCACATAGAGCTGGTAATCTATACAAAATTATCCATACGGTGGCTTGGAGTGAAGAAACCGCATCAGAAAGGCATCTAGCATGGATCAGAAGGCTTTACGGTTACATGACTTCTTATGTTTCGCAAAAACCTCGAGAAGCATATATCAATTATAGGGATCTTGACATCGGAATGAATAACCCTGTAGGCAGCACAAGTTATGGACAAGCAAGCATCTGGGGTAGgaaatatttcaagaacaaCTTCGACAAGTTGGTACGAGTGAAGACTGAAGTTGATCCTGCAAATTTCTTTAGAAATGAGCAAAGCATACCACCTCTCTCACCATGGTGA
- the LOC7480418 gene encoding tetrahydrocannabinolic acid synthase, with translation MTCLKASMLPFLLCLLISFSWVISAHPREDFLKCLSLHFEDPAAMSNAIHTPYNSSYSSILQFSIRNLRFNSSELKPLVIVTPTNASHIQAAILCSQRHNLQIRIRSGGHDFEGLSYMAALPFVIIDLISLRAVNVDATSRTAWVQAGATLGELYYSISEKSRTLAFPAGSCPTIGVGGHFSGGGHGTMVRKFGLASDNVIDAHLIDSKGRILDRASMGEDLFWAIRGGGGQSFGVVVAWKISLVEVPSTVTMFSVSRTLEQNATKLLHRWQYVANTLPEDLVIDVQVTRVNSSQEGNTTIQATFFSLFLGEVDQLLPVMQESFPELGLVKDDCFEMSWIESVFYTGGFTSNASLDVLLNRTPRSIPRFKAKSDYVKEPMPEIAFEGIWERFFEEDIEAPTLILIPYGGKMDEISESSTPFPHRAGNLYVLVSSVSWREESKEASRRHMAWIRRLYSYLTKYVSKNPREAYVNYRDLDLGINNLTGTTSYKQASIWGRKYFKNNFDRLVRVKTEVDPTNFFRNEQSIPSLSSW, from the coding sequence atgaCTTGTCTCAAAGCTTCAATGCTGCCATTTCTACTCTGTCTTCTCATTTCATTTTCATGGGTCATATCAGCTCACCCTCGTGAGGATTTTCTAAAATGCCTTTCCCTTCATTTTGAAGACCCCGCTGCCATGTCCAATGCAATTCACACCCCATACAACTCCTCGTATAGCTCTATCTTGCAGTTCTCAATACGGAACCTCAGGTTCAATTCTTCTGAACTAAAACCTCTTGTCATCGTTACACCAACGAATGCATCACACATCCAGGCTGCCATCCTTTGCTCCCAAAGACATAACTTACAAATTAGAATACGGAGTGGCGGGCATGATTTTGAAGGTTTATCTTACATGGCAGCTCTCCCGTTTGTCATAATCGATCTTATCAGTCTACGAGCTGTCAATGTTGATGCAACGAGTAGAACTGCTTGGGTTCAGGCTGGTGCAACACTAGGGGAACTTTATTATAGTATTTCTGAGAAAAGTAGAACTCTTGCCTTCCCAGCAGGTAGTTGCCCTACTATAGGTGTTGGAGGGCACTTTAGTGGTGGAGGACATGGCACCATGGTGCGCAAATTCGGCCTCGCTTCAGATAATGTGATTGATGCTCATTTAATTGATTCTAAAGGCAGGATCCTTGATAGAGCATCAATGGGAGAAGACTTATTCTGGGCCATACGAGGCGGAGGAGGGCAAAGCTTTGGAGTGGTTGTTGCATGGAAAATAAGTTTGGTTGAAGTTCCGTCCACAGTGACTATGTTTTCTGTTTCAAGAACCTTGGAACAAAATGCAACAAAGCTTCTCCATCGGTGGCAATATGTTGCTAATACGCTTCCTGAAGATCTCGTCATCGATGTGCAAGTAACCAGAGTTAATTCAAGTCAAGAAGGAAACACAACAATACAAGCTACATTCTTCTCCTTGTTTCTTGGTGAGGTTGACCAGCTTCTTCCTGTGATGCAAGAGAGCTTCCCTGAGCTTGGTTTGGTAAAAGATGATTGCTTTGAAATGAGTTGGATTGAGTCGGTCTTCTACACTGGTGGATTTACAAGTAATGCATCCTTGGATGTGTTGCTAAATAGGACTCCTCGATCCATACCAAGATTCAAAGCAAAATCTGATTACGTGAAGGAACCTATGCCTGAAATTGCATTTGAGGGGATATGGGAAAGGTTCTTTGAAGAAGACATCGAGGCGCCTACACTTATCCTAATCCCTTATGGGGGGAAAATGGATGAGATTTCGGAGTCTAGCACTCCATTTCCACATAGAGCTGGAAATCTGTACGTATTAGTCTCCAGTGTGTCTTGGAGAGAAGAAAGCAAGGAGGCATCCCGAAGGCATATGGCTTGGATTAGAAGGCTTTACAGTTACTTGACTAAATATGTTTCTAAAAATCCTCGAGAAGCTTATGTGAATTACAGAGATCTTGACCTCGGAATAAATAACCTGACAGGCACCACAAGTTATAAACAAGCAAGCATTTGGGGTCGGAAGTATTTCAAGAACAACTTCGACAGGTTGGTACGCGTCAAGACTGAAGTCGATCCTACCAATTTCTTTAGAAACGAGCAGAGTATCCCATCTCTCTCATCTTGGTGA